TCAGATTCTGCAGGTTGATACCCCTTACCCTTCTTGGTAATGACATGAAGTAAGACAGGCCCTGAAGTCTTTTTAGCATATTGAAGATTTTCAAACAAATCATCATAGTTATGTCCATCAACAGGACCTAAATAAGTAAAGCCTAGTTCTTCAAAAAAGACGCCTGAAACTAGCATATACTTTAAGCTGTCTTTCACTCGTTCAGCTGTAGCCGCAAGCTTCCCACCTACTGCAGGAATCTTCTTCAATAGATATTCCAGCTCATCTTTAACCCAATGGTATTTGCCAGCTGTACGGAGTCTTCCAAGGACATTATGAAGTGCCCCAACATTTGGAGCAATCGACATTTCGTTATCATTTAAAACAACAATCATATCTTTTTGCTCATGTCCAATATGGTTTAATGCTTCTAGGGCCATCCCACCTGTTAAGGCACCGTCTCCAATAATTGGAATAATATGTTCTTTAGATTTTTTAATGTCTCTTGCAATCACCATCCCCATTGCAGCGGAAAGTGATGTAGAACTATGACCGGTTTCCCATACATCATGTTCACTTTCATCACGTTTTGGAAATCCAGAAAGTCCTTTATATTGGCGTAACGTATCAAAATCACCAGCACGACCAGTTAAGATTTTATGAACATAAGATTGATGACCAACATCCCAAATAAATTTATCCTGAGGACTATCAAACACTTTATGAAGGGCAATTGTTAATTCAACAACACCCAAATTAGGTCCAATATGCCCACCTGTTTCAGATAATTTTTCTATAAGAAATTGACGAATTTCTGCACTAAGTTTTTCGAGTTCATTGTTAGATAATGTTTTTAAAAAGCTAGGGTCTTTAATGGATAGAAGATCCAAATGGATCACTCACTTTCAATTCAGTTTGATTCTCTAGTCGATTTCATTACTTCTATTATATTCTTGTCTATCTATTTTAACGTATATATCTAATATTTGAAAACGTTTTTAAGAATTCAATCATTCTCTGTCTTTGAAAATCGTAACGTTTTGCAAGCAAAAAAAACTTACCATAAAAATGCTATAATTACAATGATTTATGTATATAATTGACTTTTATTAAGCTTGAAAACGTTTAATCATTATGCAAAATAAAGATATCTAAAAAAAAACCGTTACCAAACGGAAACGGTTTTTAATCAATGATCTCTTTTGGCAATTAAGTCACACATTTGTTCTAATAATTCAGATGGAACAGACAGGCTTTTTATTAGTTGTTTTGCTTTTGTAATGTGATCCTCAAGCTTTGTTTTTGCTCCTTGCATCGTTAAGAGTGAAGGATATGTTGTTTTTTCATTAACCGTATCAGAGCCTACGGGCTTTCCTAGTTTATCTTGGTTTCCTTCTAGATCTAAAATATCATCTCGGATTTGGAACGCAATTCCAACATGATAGGAAAACTCTCGTAGCTTGTTAATATCTTCTTCTGGAGCTTCAGCTAATATAGCTCCAGCAATAATACTAAAAGCGAGTAGTTTTGCTGTTTTGTTTTCATGAATAGACTGAAGCTCTTCTATGCTTAACTTTTTTGCTTCGCCTTCCATGTCAGCAACTTGTCCACCAACCATTCCTTCTGCACCAGATGCTTTAACAAGTTCAGTTATTAGTCTAAGCTTCTGTTCAGCTGAACAAGTTGGATCGTTTGCAATTAGGGCAAAGCTTTGAGTTAATAATCCATCACCAGCTAGCACAGCTATTGCTTCACCAAATACTTTATGATTTGTTGGTTTTCCTCGTCTTAAATCGTCATCATCCATACAAGGTAAATCATCATGTATTAATGAATAAGTATGAATCATTTCGATTGCACAGGCAGTCGCCAAGCCTAGTTCTTCAGGTTTATTATATGTATGAAGCACAGCTAAAACTAAAATCGGTCGTAAGCGCTTCCCACCTGCTTCTAGCGAATAAATCATTGACTCTTGTAAAGTT
This genomic stretch from Metabacillus sp. B2-18 harbors:
- a CDS encoding polyprenyl synthetase family protein; translated protein: MTNMLNDFLITRKQKIEEVLPSYIKELQTPKTLQESMIYSLEAGGKRLRPILVLAVLHTYNKPEELGLATACAIEMIHTYSLIHDDLPCMDDDDLRRGKPTNHKVFGEAIAVLAGDGLLTQSFALIANDPTCSAEQKLRLITELVKASGAEGMVGGQVADMEGEAKKLSIEELQSIHENKTAKLLAFSIIAGAILAEAPEEDINKLREFSYHVGIAFQIRDDILDLEGNQDKLGKPVGSDTVNEKTTYPSLLTMQGAKTKLEDHITKAKQLIKSLSVPSELLEQMCDLIAKRDH